From Haloplasma contractile SSD-17B:
TAGAAAAATCAAAGAAACTTCCCACTACAGTTTTCGTGGGAAGTTTTTTAATTTTTTAATGAACGAAATCTATGTAAGGGTTTTATATTTAGGAGATGTAGTACAACAAAGACTTTTTTATAAAAAATAACTTAAATCACTGGTTGAATTATGCTATAATAATACTGTTAATCTTTAGCAAATATGGATTATATTGTATATAAAATAATTAGGGAACTATAGATCTAAGTAGGGGATGATTAATATGAAGGCATTATTTCATATCGGTATTGATGTAGGTTCGACAACAGTTAAAGTGATTGTACTTGATCGTAAACTAAATATGGTCTTTAAACGATATAAAAGACATTATTCTGAGATCAAAGAAACGATTGCATCAATCTTAAATGAGGCTTATAAGGATTTTAAAAATAAAGAAGTATCGGTTACGATTACAGGATCAGGCGGCATGGCACTAGCTAAAAGTTTAGACGTTAACTTTGTTCAGGAAGTCATTGCAAGTACAAAGGCACTTCAAGACTACCATCCTGAAACGGACGTCGCCATCGAACTAGGTGGAGAAGACGCGAAGATTATCTATTTAAAAGATGGTCTCGATCAACGTATGAACGGAACGTGTGCTGGAGGAACTGGTTCTTTTATCGATCAAATGGCATCGCTTTTAAAGACCGATGCTAAAGGGTTAAATGAATTGGCTAAAGACTATAAGAATATCTATCCAATTGCTGCAAGATGTGGTGTTTTTGCAAAAACAGACGTACAACCATTACTTAATGAGGGTGCTAGTAAGGAAGACATTGCAATCTCAGTCCTCCAAGCAGTTGTTATACAAACGATAAGTGGACTTGCTTGTGGAAGGCCGATTAAAGGAAATGTAGCCTTTTTAGGAGGACCACTTTATTTCTTATCAGAACTTAGAAAACGATTCATTAACGTATTATCACTTGAAGACCATGAAGTGATTTTTCCAGAACACTCTCAGTTGTTCATTGCTAAAGGGGCTGCTCTTAACTCTGTTGATACAAAACCAGTGTTATTTAATGATTTAGTCAATCAAATCGGTGAAATTGAGGTAATCTCAAACGAAGAAACAAATCGGAGTCGACCATTGTTTAAAAATGAGGATGAGTTTAAAGCGTTCAACGAGCGCCATAAAAAACACCGTGTAAAACGTCGTCCTCTTACACAGCATACAGGACCTTGTTTTTTAGGGATTGATGCAGGTTCAACGACAACGAAGGCTTGTCTAATTGATCCTCATGGTGTAGTCCTTCATACGCACTATGGAAGTAACGAAGGAAAACCACTAGAATCAACAATTAAATTAGTAAAGGAATTATATGAAAAACTTCCTGTGGATGCCACTATAAACAATGCAGCCGTTACAGGATATGGTGAATCTTTATTGAAGAAGGCTCTTAACATTGATATAGGAGAAATTGAGACGGTAGCTCATTATAAAGCAGCAGAATTTTTCTGTCCTGGTGTTGATTTCATATTAGATATCGGTGGTCAAGACATGAAGTGTCTTAAAGTTAAGGATGGTGTAATCGATAGTATACTTTTAAACGAAGCCTGCTCATCTGGATGTGGTTCATTTTTAGAGACATTTTCAAAATCATTAGGACTCGAAATCGAAGCATTTGCAGACGCTGCATTATCTGCGAAGAAACCAATGGACTTAGGTTCACGTTGTACAGTGTTTATGAATTCGCGTGTTAAACAAGCTCAAAAAGAAGGCGCAACTGTTGGTGAGATATCTGCAGGATTATCGTACTCAGTTATAAAAAATGCCTTGTTCAAGGTCATAAAAGCAAGAAATCCTAAAGATTTAGGTGAAAAAATCGTCGTTCAAGGTGGGACTTTCTACAATGATGCAGTTTTAAGAAGCTTTGAATTGTTATCAGAACGCGAGGCAATTAGGCCAGATATCGCAGGAATTATGGGGGCCTTTGGTGCCGCCCTTATAGCAAAAGAACGTGCTAATGAAGCTTGTAAATCAACTTTGTTATCATTCGCTGAACTTGATTCATTTACAATTAAAACTAATATGTCGAGATGTCGACTTTGTTCGAATAACTGTTTATTAACGATTAATACGTTTGGTAATAAGGAGAAATATATTTCAGGAAACCGATGTGAGCGCGGTGCTGGTAAAGTAAAAAATGAACATGGATTACCAAATTTATATGACTATAAGTATAATAAACTATTCTCTTACGAGTCATTACCTCTTGAAAAAGCACCTAGAGGTGTAATCGGTATTCCGCGCGTTTTAAACCTTTATGATAATTTCCCGTTCTGGCACTCATTTTTCACTAAATTAGGATTTAGAGTGGAATTATCAGAACGTTCATCAAAAACGTTATATGAAAAAGGGATTGAATCGATTCCTTCAGAGTCAGTTTGTTACCCTGGTAAACTTGTACATGGTCACATTATGAGCCTGATTGAAAAAGGGATTAAGACGATTTTTTATCCATCCATCACACATGAAATAAAAGAAGATGAAGAAGCAGATAATCACTTTAACTGTCCGATTGTTCAGTCGTACCCTGAGGTAATTAAGAATAATGTTGATGAATTAAAAACGCAGAACATTAATTATTTACATCCATTCTTACCATTTAATGAAAAGGATAAATTGGCGAAACGACTTTATGAAGAGTTGAGACAATTTAATATCAGTAAAAAAGAAATTAAAGATGCAGTTATGTGTGCTTGGTCTAATCTTGAATTGTTTAAAGAAGATATGAGACAACAAGGGGAACAAACCTTAGCATATATTAATAAACATAATAAAAAGGCAATTATATTAGCGGGTAGACCTTATCACATAGACCCAGAAATACACCATGGAATTCCTGAAATGATTAATACACTAGGTATGGCGGTTCTTACTGAAGACTCGGTCGCACATCTGAATTTAGTTAAGCGTCCACTTCGTGTAGTAGATCAATGGTCGTATCATACACGTCTTTATAATGCTGCAAGCTTCGCTTCTACTAGACAGGATGTCGAACTTGTCCAGTTAAATTCATTTGGTTGTGGATTAGATGCAGTTACGACGGATCAAGTTGAAGAAATATTAAGTGAAAAGTCTAAAATATATACAACGTTAAAAATGGATGAAGGAAATAACTTAGGTGCTGCAAGAATTCGTATACGTTCACTGAAGGCAGCCCTTAAAGAACGAAGTCGAAATCAAGCCGAGCTAAAAGAGGTCGACTTAGGCTATCAAAAAAATATGTTTACAAAAGAGATGAAGTCAAGACATACGATTTTAGCACCGCAAATGTCACCGATTCATTTTGAACTGGTAGAGGAGGCTTTTAATTTAGAAGGATATAATCTTAAAGTGCTTCCGTCAAGGGATAATAAGGCAATCGATGAAGGATTAAAATATGTCAATAATGATGCCTGTTACCCAGCTATCATAGTAGTAGGACAATTAATTGAGGCTCTGAAATCAGGTGACTATGATCCGAATAATACGTCTGTCATTATTACACAAACCGGTGGTGGATGTCGTGCTACCAACTATGTTGCATTTTTGAAAAAAGGATTAAAAGATGCTGGGTTTAAACAAGTACCTATCATCTCATTAAATGCAAGCGGTCTAGAAAAACATCCGGGATTTGAACTATCCTACAAGTTGGCTAAACGCTCATTAATGGCTCTTGTGTATGGTGATTTACTAATGAAAGTTCTATATCGAGTCAGACCGTATGAACTTGTGGAGGGCTCAGCAGATTTACTTTATAAAAAGTGGAACAACATGTGTAAACGGACGTTAGAGGCTTGTAATAGAAAAGAATTTAAATATACGATCAATGCAATTGTTAGCGATTTTGATACCTTGCCAATTACAGATGAACGAAAACCTAAGGTTGGTTTAGTAGGAGAAATATTAGTAAAATTTCACCCTACAGCAAATAATGAAGTTGTTAAAGTTGTAGAATCAGAAGGTGCTGAGGCTGTTATGCCTGACCTAACGGACTTCTTTTTATATGGATTCTACGGTTCTAACTTTAATTATCGATATACTATTGGTAAAAAGAAAAATCAGATTTATTCAAATTTAGCAATTAAATACATCGATTATTTTAGAAGGCCTTATAGAAAAGCGATTGAAACTAGTAAACGCTTCTTACCTGTTAAGTCTATTAAAGAGATTGCTGAAGGGGCATCTAAGGTGCTCTCAATCGGTCATCAAACTGGGGAAGGTTGGTTTTTAACTGGTGAAATGGTAGAACTAATCGAGAATGATGTGAAAAATATTATCTGTATGCAGCCATTTGCTTGCCTACCTAATCACGTAACAGGAAAAGGAATGGTTAAAGAATTAAAACGACAATACAGGGGAGCAAACATAGTTGCAATTGATTACGATCCTGGAGCTAGTGAAGTCAATCAACTTAATCGTATCAAACTGATGCTATCGTCTGCCTTTGATGATTTACAAAATTCTAAAGTAATAAATGAAGAGGAAGCGGTTGATACAAATAAAGAATATCTTGGAGATGCAATTGAAAGTTATTGATTGTTGATCCTAACCGTATAACTAAGCGAGTAAAGACCCAAGAGATTTGGGTCTTTTTTAGATTATAGGTCGTGATTACATCCAGGTGCACATAGCAGTGTATTTCCTAAAGTGTATAATCCAAATTAGCATATTTAAATTCGATGATGAATAGGTATTAGTATGTAAAATTTTGTCAAGAACTTTAATAATAGAATGTTGTAGGAATGACTTTATTTTAATTAAAATTGTGATATAATTTAAACATCAGAATTTATCGAAACGTTTAGATTAATTTACATTGAGGAGAGTAAAGTATGTTTACTGAGGACATTAGAAAAAAACAATTTGAAGATTTTCAAAAAAATTATCATGAATATAAGAATCGTCCGTTTAAAATGTTGCTGTTTTTATATAAAGGTCATTTCGGAAAACTATTGGGGTCATTAATTTTTTACATTATAAAAAGCTCACCATTATGGATTATACCGCTTATTACAGCGAATGTGATTAACTTTGCAACAAATGCTAGCGAAAATACCTTAGATGATCTCTGGTTTAATGCGGTTATATTAATCGTTGTGTTGGCCCAAAATATCCCCATGCATATTTTTTATATTAAATTTATTAGTAATGCAATACGAGATGTAGAGGCAAATTTAAGAAGTACATTAGTACGAAAACTTCAAATCCTTTCGATTTCATATCATAAAGAATTAAAGTCTGGTAAACTTCAGTCAAAAGTATTACGAGATGTAGAAGCAATAGAGATGTTATCAAAACACATGATGATGTCGCTTATTCCTGCTATATTAAGTGGTGGAATAGCGATTGGAATTGTAATTCATAAGAGTTCAACAGTGGCATTATTTTTCTTATTTACAGTACCATTATCGGCTCTTTTAATTACTTTTTTTAGAAAACATATCAGAAAAACAAATCGCCAGTTTAGACAAGAAATTGAGGTAATGTCAGGTAAAGTATCTGAGATGGTACAGATGATCCCAATTACTCGCGCCCATGCATTAGAGGAAGAAGAAATTACTAAGATTGATCGTCAACTTGAACAAGTCAAAAACAGAGGACTAAAACTTGATTTAATGTCAGCTTATTTTGGTTCATCAAGCTGGGTGACCTTTCAACTAT
This genomic window contains:
- a CDS encoding 2-hydroxyacyl-CoA dehydratase, with amino-acid sequence MKALFHIGIDVGSTTVKVIVLDRKLNMVFKRYKRHYSEIKETIASILNEAYKDFKNKEVSVTITGSGGMALAKSLDVNFVQEVIASTKALQDYHPETDVAIELGGEDAKIIYLKDGLDQRMNGTCAGGTGSFIDQMASLLKTDAKGLNELAKDYKNIYPIAARCGVFAKTDVQPLLNEGASKEDIAISVLQAVVIQTISGLACGRPIKGNVAFLGGPLYFLSELRKRFINVLSLEDHEVIFPEHSQLFIAKGAALNSVDTKPVLFNDLVNQIGEIEVISNEETNRSRPLFKNEDEFKAFNERHKKHRVKRRPLTQHTGPCFLGIDAGSTTTKACLIDPHGVVLHTHYGSNEGKPLESTIKLVKELYEKLPVDATINNAAVTGYGESLLKKALNIDIGEIETVAHYKAAEFFCPGVDFILDIGGQDMKCLKVKDGVIDSILLNEACSSGCGSFLETFSKSLGLEIEAFADAALSAKKPMDLGSRCTVFMNSRVKQAQKEGATVGEISAGLSYSVIKNALFKVIKARNPKDLGEKIVVQGGTFYNDAVLRSFELLSEREAIRPDIAGIMGAFGAALIAKERANEACKSTLLSFAELDSFTIKTNMSRCRLCSNNCLLTINTFGNKEKYISGNRCERGAGKVKNEHGLPNLYDYKYNKLFSYESLPLEKAPRGVIGIPRVLNLYDNFPFWHSFFTKLGFRVELSERSSKTLYEKGIESIPSESVCYPGKLVHGHIMSLIEKGIKTIFYPSITHEIKEDEEADNHFNCPIVQSYPEVIKNNVDELKTQNINYLHPFLPFNEKDKLAKRLYEELRQFNISKKEIKDAVMCAWSNLELFKEDMRQQGEQTLAYINKHNKKAIILAGRPYHIDPEIHHGIPEMINTLGMAVLTEDSVAHLNLVKRPLRVVDQWSYHTRLYNAASFASTRQDVELVQLNSFGCGLDAVTTDQVEEILSEKSKIYTTLKMDEGNNLGAARIRIRSLKAALKERSRNQAELKEVDLGYQKNMFTKEMKSRHTILAPQMSPIHFELVEEAFNLEGYNLKVLPSRDNKAIDEGLKYVNNDACYPAIIVVGQLIEALKSGDYDPNNTSVIITQTGGGCRATNYVAFLKKGLKDAGFKQVPIISLNASGLEKHPGFELSYKLAKRSLMALVYGDLLMKVLYRVRPYELVEGSADLLYKKWNNMCKRTLEACNRKEFKYTINAIVSDFDTLPITDERKPKVGLVGEILVKFHPTANNEVVKVVESEGAEAVMPDLTDFFLYGFYGSNFNYRYTIGKKKNQIYSNLAIKYIDYFRRPYRKAIETSKRFLPVKSIKEIAEGASKVLSIGHQTGEGWFLTGEMVELIENDVKNIICMQPFACLPNHVTGKGMVKELKRQYRGANIVAIDYDPGASEVNQLNRIKLMLSSAFDDLQNSKVINEEEAVDTNKEYLGDAIESY